TAATTTGTTATTCTGCAAATGTCTTTGGCATTGTGCCTTTGATATATACTTCTTGTTTTTCCTGTTCCGCTTGCACCAAAAATATATGTTACATATAAATCTCTGTTTTCGCATGAATACTTTTCCGAACTTAAAACCTGACGAAGTGCATCAATATCTCTTATTCTGAATGCAAATTCTGGTGCGTCATCTATAATCTCAGTTGTCTGCTTTCCATCTCGGATATTTTCAATGAGCTTACTCATTTTAGGATTGTTTTCATCCCGTTCTTTTGGCAAGGTTCCATATTCATAAAAACTACCTTCAACACTTGTTTCTGATTTTTCATCATTTTCCCATTTGCCTGATTTTAATATGTAATCTCTGTTATCCTTTGCACTTCCCATTGCTTTTTCAATATGCGCAATGGGAAAGCGATTTTTGATTGTATTAAATCTGATAGGAGAGTGGGAGTATATGAAAATATGTGTGTGAAAAGTTCCTGTTTTT
Above is a genomic segment from Oscillospiraceae bacterium containing:
- a CDS encoding viral replication protein; its protein translation is MSNSQSRKWTLIINNPLECEFTHERICEILMKFFPDYFCLADEIAKTGTFHTHIFIYSHSPIRFNTIKNRFPIAHIEKAMGSAKDNRDYILKSGKWENDEKSETSVEGSFYEYGTLPKERDENNPKMSKLIENIRDGKQTTEIIDDAPEFAFRIRDIDALRQVLSSEKYSCENRDLYVTYIFGASGTGKTRSIYQRHNAKDICRITNYRAGKGINFDGYTNQEVLVFEEFNSQIPIEEMLNYLDIYHLNLPARYNDRTACYQTVYITSNIPLWEQYKNVQKDRPETWNAFLRRIHKVLEYKKDGTIIEGSADLWTITKNS